One segment of Hippopotamus amphibius kiboko isolate mHipAmp2 chromosome 4, mHipAmp2.hap2, whole genome shotgun sequence DNA contains the following:
- the PTN gene encoding pleiotrophin isoform X1 — translation MQTQQYLQQRRKFAAAFLAFIFILAAVDTAEAGKKEKPEKKVKKSDCGEWQWSVCVPTSGDCGLGTREGTRTGAECKQTMKTQRCKIPCNWKKQFGAECKYQFQAWGECDLNTALKTRTGSLKRALHNADCQKTVTISKPCGKLTKPKPQAESKKKKKEGKKQEKMLD, via the exons ATGCAGACCCAACAGTACCTGCAGCAGCGTCGAAAGTTTGCAGCTGCCTTCttggcatttattttcattttggcaGCTGTGGATACTGctgaagcaggaaagaaagagaaaccag aaaagaaagtgaagaagtCTGACTGTGGAGAATGGcagtggagtgtgtgtgtgcccaCCAGCGGGGACTGTGGGCTGGGCACCCGGGAGGGCACCCGGACCGGAGCTGAGTGTAAACAAACCATGAAGACCCAGAGATGTAAGATCCCCTGCAATTGGAAAAAGCAATTTGGAG CGGAGTGCAAATACCAGTTCCAGGCCTGGGGAGAGTGTGACCTGAACACAGCCTTGAAGACCAGAACCGGAAGCCTGAAGCGAGCCCTCCACAACGCCGACTGCCAGAAGACAGTCACCATCTCCAAACCCTGTGGCAAACTGACTAAGCCCAAACCTCAAG cagaatctaagaagaagaaaaaggaaggcaaGAAACAGGAGAAGATGCTGGACTAA
- the PTN gene encoding pleiotrophin isoform X2: MQTQQYLQQRRKFAAAFLAFIFILAAVDTAEAGKKEKPEKKVKKSDCGEWQWSVCVPTSGDCGLGTREGTRTGAECKQTMKTQRCKIPCNWKKQFGAECKYQFQAWGECDLNTALKTRTGSLKRALHNADCQKTVTISKPCGKLTKPKPQESKKKKKEGKKQEKMLD; encoded by the exons ATGCAGACCCAACAGTACCTGCAGCAGCGTCGAAAGTTTGCAGCTGCCTTCttggcatttattttcattttggcaGCTGTGGATACTGctgaagcaggaaagaaagagaaaccag aaaagaaagtgaagaagtCTGACTGTGGAGAATGGcagtggagtgtgtgtgtgcccaCCAGCGGGGACTGTGGGCTGGGCACCCGGGAGGGCACCCGGACCGGAGCTGAGTGTAAACAAACCATGAAGACCCAGAGATGTAAGATCCCCTGCAATTGGAAAAAGCAATTTGGAG CGGAGTGCAAATACCAGTTCCAGGCCTGGGGAGAGTGTGACCTGAACACAGCCTTGAAGACCAGAACCGGAAGCCTGAAGCGAGCCCTCCACAACGCCGACTGCCAGAAGACAGTCACCATCTCCAAACCCTGTGGCAAACTGACTAAGCCCAAACCTCAAG aatctaagaagaagaaaaaggaaggcaaGAAACAGGAGAAGATGCTGGACTAA